The Salvia splendens isolate huo1 chromosome 21, SspV2, whole genome shotgun sequence genome includes a window with the following:
- the LOC121785171 gene encoding 36.4 kDa proline-rich protein-like yields the protein MGNPNLFQTLILLLNLGFLHLSLACPYCPNPSPKHPPKVKPPPPCPPESPPSHHHTPHVPKPPIHHPPNHPNPSPHVPKPPVPRPPLNPKPPHTPKPPIVYPPVNPKPPIVYPPVNPKPPIVYPPVNPKPPVVYPPVNPKPPVVYPPVNPKPPVVYPPVNPKPPVVYPPVNPKPPVVYPPVNPKPPVVYPPVNPKPPVVYPPVTPAPPTNPGPPTVTPPTTPTLPPPETPCPPPPPPVSPPQTCPTLKLDACVDVLGGLIHIGIGSGAKETCCPVLGGLLDLDAALCLCTTIKAKLLNINIIIPIALQLLLECGKTPPSGFQCAA from the coding sequence ATGGGCAACCCCAATCTCTTCCAAACCCTAATTCTTCTTCTCAACTTGGGGTTTTTGCACCTCTCCCTAGCATGCCCATATTGTCCAAACCCAAGCCCTAAACACCCACCAAAGGTCAAGCCACCGCCGCCTTGCCCGCCCGAGTCGCCACCCTCTCATCACCATACCCCTCATGTGCCTAAGCCACCCATCCACCACCCCCCTAACCACCCGAACCCATCACCGCACGTGCCTAAACCCCCCGTTCCCCGCCCCCCGCTCAACCCTAAACCGCCACATACCCCTAAACCCCCCATTGTATACCCCCCGGTCAACCCTAAACCACCCATTGTATACCCCCCGGTCAACCCTAAACCACCCATTGTATACCCCCCGGTTAACCCTAAACCACCCGTTGTCTATCCCCCGGTTAACCCTAAACCACCCGTTGTCTATCCCCCGGTAAACCCTAAACCGCCCGTTGTATACCCCCCAGTTAACCCTAAACCACCCGTTGTATACCCCCCAGTTAACCCTAAACCACCCGTTGTCTATCCCCCGGTAAACCCTAAACCGCCCGTTGTATACCCCCCGGTTAACCCTAAACCGCCCGTTGTATACCCTCCGGTCACCCCGGCCCCACCAACCAATCCCGGCCCCCCAACCGTGACCCCACCGACAACTCCAACCCTACCGCCGCCAGAGACGCCATGTCCGCCGCCTCCACCGCCCGTGTCGCCGCCACAAACATGCCCGACGCTGAAGCTAGACGCGTGTGTGGACGTGCTAGGCGGCTTGATCCACATAGGGATCGGAAGCGGGGCGAAGGAGACGTGCTGCCCGGTCCTCGGCGGGCTGCTGGACCTAGACGCGGCGCTGTGCCTCTGCACGACCATTAAAGCGAAGCTgctcaacatcaacatcatcattccTATAGCTCTTCAACTCCTCCTCGAATGCGGGAAGACTCCACCTTCTGGCTTCCAATGCGCTGCTTGA